A window of the Diabrotica undecimpunctata isolate CICGRU chromosome 1, icDiaUnde3, whole genome shotgun sequence genome harbors these coding sequences:
- the LOC140444456 gene encoding putative inorganic phosphate cotransporter isoform X2 translates to MTDPNANENKDIPTFDWKNRNVILSSFFWGYVIPQIGAGWLMTRYGPKWFLISSMFLGSAVGFLMPPLASVWGSTSVIVFRVIQGLCQGFILPSVPCFMGNWVPVGERGRIGTFVYAAGPLGTVFSMLIAGLISASRFGWPWVFHFFSILGILWCIFYAIVGRNTPAEHPTITQEERNYIEKTASSSIKSRMPTPWKAIFTSVPFLALFYSYACFIFGFWVLLTQIPTYMNEILKFNLRKNGVLSALPYILQWLTGLVLSVISDKMIIRGFVSIAIARKMMTAIGMLIPAFALLFLGYCSKDSAVAAVILLIIAVGANGATFCGTFINNVDLSPNFAGVLYGIMNGCSNIFGILAPLIVDVMVKDLYNPKQWRNVFYLASAVYASGAVVFWIFGSGEVQPWNEKRIKIDPDAVSNVSSIY, encoded by the exons aCATTCGACTGGAAAAACAGAAACGTAATCCTTTCATCATTCTTTTGGGGTTACGTCATTCCACAGATAGGAGCAGGCTGGCTAATGACCCGATACGGACCAAAGTGGTTTCTGATAAGCAGCATGTTTTTAGGATCTGCAGTAGGATTTTTAATGCCACCGCTGGCCAGTGTATGGGGATCCACGTCCGTCATAGTCTTCCGCGTTATACAAGGGCTATGCCAAGGTTTCATACTCCCTTCAGTGCCTTGCTTCATGGGCAACTGGGTGCCGGTAGGTGAAAGGGGGAGGATTGGGACCTTTGTATACGCAG CTGGGCCATTGGGAACAGTGTTTAGTATGCTGATAGCAGGTCTGATATCAGCTAGTCGCTTCGGGTGGCCATGGGTGTTTCATTTCTTCAGCATACTTGGTATACTTTGGTGTATATTTTATGCCATTGTTGGAAGAAACACCCCAGCTGAACATCCAACGATAACACAAGAGGAACGAAATTATATAGAAAAGACGGCAAGTTCGTCGATCAAAAGCCGT ATGCCCACGCCATGGAAGGCTATTTTTACATCAGTGCCATTCTTAGCTCTCTTTTATTCGTACGCCTGCTTCATTTTTGGATTTTGGGTGCTACTTACACAAATACCAACATACATGAATGAAATTCTAAAGTTTAACTTGAGAAAA AATGGCGTTTTGTCGGCTCTTCCATATATATTACAATGGCTGACAGGATTGGTGCTTAGTGTTATTTCAGATAAGATGATCATCAGAGGTTTTGTTTCGATAGCGATTGCTAGAAAAATGATGACCGcaattg GTATGTTAATTCCGGcatttgctttattatttttgggtTATTGTTCAAAAGATAGCGCCGTCGCAGCAGTTATCTTATTAATAATAGCAGTTGGTGCAAACGGTGCTACTTTTTGTGGAACGTTCATCAACAACGTTGATCTATCTCCGAACTTCGCGGGAGTCTTGTATGGAATCATGAATGGATGTTCGAATATTTTTGGTATCCTGGCTCCATTGATAGTCGACGTTATGGTAAAAGATCTG TACAATCCAAAGCAGTGGAGGAATGTTTTCTATCTGGCAAGTGCAGTTTATGCATCAGGAGCTGTAGTATTTTGGATATTTGGATCTGGAGAAGTCCAGCCGTGGAACGAAAAAAGGATTAAAATAG ATCCAGATGCTGTTTCGAACGTAAGCAGTATTTACTAA